From Methanosarcina lacustris Z-7289, one genomic window encodes:
- a CDS encoding zinc ribbon domain-containing protein, with translation MWLQTKELSLDIREWQCPDCKNTHDRDINAAINIKKIAVGTTV, from the coding sequence TTGTGGTTACAAACTAAAGAATTAAGTTTAGATATTAGAGAGTGGCAATGTCCTGATTGCAAAAATACGCATGATAGAGACATTAATGCCGCTATCAATATTAAGAAAATTGCTGTAGGGACTACAGTTTGA
- a CDS encoding RNA-guided endonuclease TnpB family protein encodes MNLRKVKGSKNRRKAIYKLTKIHEKISNQKHDFQHKVSNRLISENQAIAVETLNIKGLKKNHKLAQVISDSAWYSFVLKLTYKAEWVGKTILKIGMFEPSSKTCNVCGYKLKN; translated from the coding sequence ATAAACTTACGAAAAGTTAAAGGTTCAAAAAACCGGAGAAAGGCAATCTATAAACTTACGAAAATCCACGAAAAAATAAGTAATCAAAAGCATGATTTCCAGCATAAAGTTTCAAATCGGTTAATCAGCGAAAACCAGGCAATAGCCGTTGAAACTCTCAATATTAAAGGATTAAAGAAAAACCACAAATTAGCTCAGGTTATCAGTGATTCAGCATGGTATTCTTTCGTACTGAAATTAACGTACAAAGCTGAATGGGTAGGAAAAACTATACTGAAAATAGGCATGTTTGAACCTTCCTCTAAAACCTGTAACGTTTGTGGTTACAAACTAAAGAATTAA
- a CDS encoding RNA-guided endonuclease InsQ/TnpB family protein, giving the protein MKEVNAGALQQASRNLNKAFTNFFNFGFGYPQNKKKKDHHFSFQIPQHCSLDTSISKVLLPKFGWIKVKMHREISKGSLKTITISRTPTGKYYISFLTNDGEKLPEKQEFSHATLIGIDVGVTTFATLSTGEKIDNPKFLKNSLERLKCLQRRVSKKVKGSKNRRKAIYKLTKS; this is encoded by the coding sequence TTGAAAGAAGTTAATGCAGGAGCATTGCAACAAGCAAGTAGAAATCTGAATAAAGCTTTTACAAACTTCTTTAATTTTGGATTTGGGTATCCTCAAAATAAAAAGAAAAAGGATCACCATTTTTCCTTTCAGATTCCTCAACACTGTAGTCTTGATACATCTATTTCCAAAGTTTTGTTGCCTAAGTTTGGTTGGATTAAGGTTAAGATGCATAGGGAAATTAGCAAAGGAAGTTTGAAAACTATAACTATATCCAGAACACCAACAGGAAAATACTACATAAGTTTTCTAACAAATGATGGAGAAAAACTTCCCGAAAAACAAGAATTTTCTCATGCTACCTTGATTGGAATAGATGTAGGAGTTACGACTTTCGCTACTCTTTCTACCGGAGAAAAAATTGATAACCCAAAATTCCTGAAAAACTCTCTTGAAAGATTGAAATGTTTGCAAAGAAGAGTTTCGAAGAAAGTTAAAGGTTCAAAAAACCGGAGAAAGGCAATCTATAAACTTACGAAAAGTTAA
- a CDS encoding helix-turn-helix domain-containing protein, with protein MFRGNIYRIYPNKEQKALMEKHFDSCRFVYNQSCAGAPRRKQRGMFAPPLQIPLKKTITINTLV; from the coding sequence ATGTTTCGAGGCAACATATACCGAATTTACCCTAATAAGGAGCAAAAAGCCCTTATGGAAAAACACTTTGATAGCTGTCGTTTTGTCTATAATCAAAGTTGCGCTGGCGCACCCCGCCGCAAGCAACGGGGTATGTTCGCGCCACCGCTCCAAATTCCGTTAAAGAAAACAATAACCATAAACACTTTAGTTTGA
- a CDS encoding amino acid ABC transporter ATP-binding protein, whose protein sequence is MIEVNNLHKNFGSLKVLKGITEKIEESEVVCVIGPSGSGKSTFLRCLNLLETPTSGDIWIDGEKVTDPKVNINKIREEVGMVFQRFNLFPHMTALKNVAIAPMKVRGLPEKEAYDRAHDLLTKVGLEDKANVYPSSLSGGQQQRVAIARALAMRPKVMLFDEPTSALDPEMVGEVLNVMKDLAKEGMTMIVVTHEMGFAREVGDRVLFMDDGIIVEKGTPNEIFHNARNERTKSFLSKIL, encoded by the coding sequence GTGATAGAAGTGAATAACCTCCACAAAAATTTCGGAAGCCTGAAAGTCCTTAAAGGAATTACCGAAAAAATTGAAGAGAGCGAAGTGGTCTGCGTGATAGGTCCCTCAGGTTCCGGAAAAAGTACCTTCCTCCGCTGCCTGAACCTTCTTGAAACCCCTACATCGGGAGACATCTGGATCGATGGGGAAAAGGTCACTGACCCTAAAGTGAATATCAACAAAATCCGCGAGGAAGTAGGAATGGTCTTCCAGCGCTTCAACCTCTTCCCCCACATGACCGCCCTTAAAAACGTAGCTATTGCCCCTATGAAGGTCCGTGGCCTTCCCGAAAAAGAAGCTTACGACCGCGCCCATGACCTCCTGACAAAAGTAGGGCTCGAAGACAAGGCAAATGTGTACCCGAGTTCCCTTTCCGGAGGCCAGCAGCAGAGGGTTGCAATCGCAAGAGCCCTTGCCATGCGCCCTAAGGTAATGCTCTTTGACGAACCCACCTCTGCACTTGATCCCGAAATGGTCGGAGAAGTCTTAAACGTCATGAAAGACCTGGCAAAAGAAGGTATGACAATGATCGTTGTGACTCACGAAATGGGTTTTGCCAGAGAAGTTGGGGACCGCGTTCTCTTTATGGACGACGGTATCATAGTCGAAAAAGGCACACCCAACGAAATCTTCCATAATGCCCGGAACGAGAGGACAAAGTCCTTTTTGAGTAAGATTCTGTAA
- a CDS encoding amino acid ABC transporter permease: MSLLASYLEHAINVFPSLLRGAVITIEVTTFAIFFGLILGTIAAFGKLSKRSIFKIPSTMYVDFIRGTPLFVQILLFYYGIPGLINGLTGDVFRIDPIIAGIAVCSINSGAYNAEIVRAGIKSIDRGQMEAARSLGMTEGQSMREVIMPQAVRLIIPPLGNEFIALLKDSSLLAVISVHELSKNGMLYVSKTFAAFPTYISVALVYFALTMGISRVLNYIERRLGVSDRSE, encoded by the coding sequence TTGTCTCTTTTAGCGTCCTACCTTGAACACGCTATTAATGTGTTTCCGAGTTTGTTGCGAGGTGCGGTAATCACCATAGAGGTCACTACCTTTGCGATATTTTTCGGGCTAATCCTGGGGACAATTGCAGCTTTCGGAAAGCTCTCTAAAAGATCGATTTTCAAAATTCCAAGTACAATGTATGTCGATTTTATCCGGGGCACCCCTCTTTTCGTACAGATCCTGCTTTTTTACTACGGCATCCCGGGCCTCATAAACGGGCTTACAGGAGATGTGTTCAGGATCGACCCGATTATCGCGGGCATTGCCGTATGCAGTATCAACAGTGGGGCTTACAATGCTGAGATTGTACGTGCAGGCATCAAATCCATTGACAGAGGTCAGATGGAAGCCGCCCGTTCCCTGGGTATGACAGAAGGACAGTCTATGAGGGAAGTTATCATGCCACAGGCTGTAAGGCTGATTATCCCTCCCCTTGGAAACGAATTTATAGCCCTTTTGAAAGATTCGTCCCTGCTTGCAGTCATCAGCGTACATGAGCTTTCCAAGAACGGTATGCTTTACGTTTCAAAGACTTTTGCAGCTTTCCCGACATACATTTCAGTTGCCCTTGTGTACTTTGCCCTGACCATGGGAATTTCCCGCGTGCTTAATTACATTGAAAGGAGGCTTGGCGTAAGTGATAGAAGTGAATAA
- a CDS encoding basic amino acid ABC transporter substrate-binding protein — translation MQKLLKIIALLLVITTVVFAAGCAEQSKENATEGAAKESVPVENGSDAVFRSADGEMPTYIVGTEAQFPPFEIVDSRGNVIGFDVDLMNAIAEDQGFKVEYLDQDFAGLIPALQTGNVDIIASGMTITDEREKEVDFSESYINAGLALAVLTGNENIKSVDDLQGKIVAVQTGSTGFLKAEELQKAGIIAEIKDFPHVNEAIEELKIGGADAMINDLPVTEAFIAAQPDVIKIVGEPLNSEDYGFAVRTGNTELLTKINAGLENVKASGKYDELLTKLPTYMEE, via the coding sequence ATGCAGAAACTGTTAAAGATCATTGCACTGCTCCTTGTAATTACTACTGTTGTCTTTGCAGCCGGCTGTGCCGAGCAGAGTAAAGAGAATGCAACAGAAGGGGCCGCCAAAGAAAGCGTCCCCGTTGAAAATGGATCTGATGCTGTTTTCCGTTCTGCTGACGGAGAAATGCCCACTTACATTGTAGGAACAGAAGCCCAGTTCCCACCCTTTGAAATTGTGGACTCAAGGGGAAATGTGATCGGCTTTGACGTTGATCTCATGAATGCCATTGCTGAAGACCAGGGTTTTAAGGTCGAGTATCTTGACCAGGACTTTGCTGGCCTGATCCCGGCTCTCCAGACCGGAAATGTTGATATTATCGCCTCAGGCATGACAATCACCGACGAGCGTGAAAAAGAAGTCGACTTCAGTGAATCTTATATCAACGCAGGCCTGGCTCTTGCAGTGCTCACTGGCAATGAAAACATTAAGAGTGTTGACGACCTGCAGGGCAAGATTGTTGCTGTCCAGACCGGATCCACCGGGTTCCTGAAGGCAGAAGAGCTCCAGAAAGCCGGAATCATTGCTGAGATCAAGGACTTCCCCCATGTAAATGAAGCCATTGAAGAACTCAAGATCGGCGGTGCCGATGCAATGATCAATGACCTGCCTGTCACGGAAGCTTTCATCGCAGCCCAGCCCGATGTAATCAAGATCGTTGGTGAGCCCCTTAACAGTGAAGACTATGGCTTTGCCGTCCGCACTGGCAACACCGAACTCCTCACCAAAATCAATGCCGGTCTTGAGAACGTCAAAGCCAGCGGCAAGTACGACGAACTCTTGACAAAACTCCCAACCTACATGGAAGAGTAA
- a CDS encoding IMPACT family protein, which translates to MRSSGRAQKEFKNSRFIGYARHVKNETEAKAFIKEIKKLHEAANHNVSAYIIKEEGSFALRYDDDGEPAGSSGKPVFKVIESKGLCNAAVVVTRYFGGIKLGFGGLSRAYRETAISAIEEAGTIEVFEEVRFRIRFGYPEIQKIKNLIEEHGKVEEKKYSDAVEFIILIKKSFEEKFREKLAKLTRNKVELEKI; encoded by the coding sequence CTGAGAAGCTCTGGCAGAGCTCAAAAAGAATTCAAAAACTCCAGATTTATAGGATATGCCAGGCATGTAAAAAATGAAACCGAAGCAAAAGCTTTCATAAAAGAGATAAAAAAGCTGCATGAAGCTGCAAATCATAATGTTTCAGCCTATATTATAAAAGAAGAGGGTTCCTTTGCCCTCAGATACGATGACGACGGAGAACCTGCGGGCAGCTCCGGAAAACCCGTTTTTAAGGTTATAGAATCAAAAGGGCTCTGTAATGCAGCTGTGGTTGTGACCCGGTATTTTGGGGGAATAAAGCTGGGCTTTGGGGGGCTTTCCAGGGCGTACAGGGAAACCGCAATTTCAGCGATTGAAGAAGCAGGTACCATCGAGGTCTTTGAAGAGGTAAGGTTCAGGATACGTTTCGGATATCCTGAGATTCAAAAGATTAAGAATCTCATTGAGGAACACGGAAAAGTAGAGGAAAAAAAATATTCTGATGCAGTCGAATTTATTATCCTTATAAAAAAGAGTTTTGAAGAGAAATTTCGTGAAAAACTGGCAAAACTTACAAGAAATAAAGTTGAGCTTGAGAAGATTTAA